Proteins encoded by one window of Chryseobacterium sp. POL2:
- a CDS encoding patatin-like phospholipase family protein, producing the protein MKNFWILIGLTLFNLFNAQVKEPLVIPQNPKIGLSLSGGGAKGFSHVGVLKIIDSLGIKIDYISGTSMGAIIGGLYASGYTGKDIEKIVMDTDFYSLITDPTSRKDATFFSKSVDKYLLNIPLHDGKASFPSSISTGQRNVYMLKELLKNVSTVTDFSKLPIPFLCVATNLESGNMKVLENGDLVQSIMASSAFPSLLEPVKIGDSLYVDGAMTVNYPSKPLKDRGIDIVIGVDLNQGLAKRDDLKSIISILNQIIDFGIQRDTKRQYKYTDINIKPDLTGMTATSYDNKRNILDSGYVAAKRYETVLDRLPKREFDRLRIPINPIYSNVYKIDSLIIEKNYIYGKNYILGKMGLHTPSMQTYGSINKMIDKLYSTNNYRFINYDIIQNEDSNYLKIEVTEDNTRHFIKFGLHYDEIFKTGLLINYSAKRLLFRNTDLSMDFVVGDNPRYYFNYFIDNGYIPGFGLYASGMSFELLNANKSVYEDWKWFRNEAYIQSVWKDKYAMGTGISFDYFDKKDAVGANYNSDRYLNLYAFVKSDTQNDRDFPTRGFYLNSEVKVLDVFSSELEKKPVQVKADIRMNFPISTKLTYRLSLYGGFSFGEIIPHFYQFRLGGIFEQNLGNIKSMPGFQFAQIGENNLLSASNDLQFRFNKNYFIIGNFSFANTFDNFDLENTVKINYSSVGITAGYKSPFGQIKLNFSQSINKQKGMFSVILGHWF; encoded by the coding sequence GTGAAGAATTTTTGGATTTTAATTGGTTTAACACTCTTTAATTTGTTTAATGCACAAGTTAAAGAGCCTCTTGTTATTCCTCAAAATCCGAAAATTGGTCTATCTTTAAGTGGCGGCGGTGCCAAAGGATTTTCGCATGTTGGCGTGTTAAAAATTATTGATTCTTTAGGAATTAAAATTGATTATATTTCCGGAACAAGTATGGGAGCTATTATCGGCGGTTTGTACGCTTCTGGATATACTGGGAAAGACATCGAAAAAATTGTGATGGATACAGATTTTTATTCATTAATCACAGATCCTACTTCCAGAAAAGATGCTACATTTTTTAGTAAATCCGTTGATAAATATCTTTTAAATATTCCATTACATGACGGAAAAGCCAGTTTTCCTTCTTCTATATCCACAGGTCAGCGCAATGTCTATATGTTGAAAGAATTGCTTAAAAATGTGTCCACAGTGACAGATTTTTCAAAGCTTCCAATTCCTTTTTTATGCGTAGCCACCAATCTGGAAAGCGGAAATATGAAGGTATTAGAAAATGGTGATTTGGTACAATCTATCATGGCAAGTTCCGCATTTCCTTCGCTTTTAGAACCTGTAAAAATTGGTGATAGTCTTTATGTAGATGGCGCAATGACGGTAAATTATCCATCAAAACCGCTTAAAGACAGAGGAATTGACATCGTAATAGGTGTTGATCTCAACCAAGGTCTTGCCAAACGTGATGACCTCAAAAGTATTATTTCGATTTTAAATCAAATCATCGATTTTGGGATTCAAAGGGATACAAAACGACAATATAAATATACCGATATCAACATAAAGCCAGATTTAACGGGTATGACGGCTACAAGCTATGATAACAAACGAAACATTCTCGATAGCGGGTATGTTGCGGCAAAGCGATACGAAACGGTTCTTGATAGGCTTCCTAAGCGCGAATTTGATCGTCTTAGAATTCCAATTAACCCTATCTACAGCAATGTTTATAAAATAGACAGTCTTATCATTGAAAAAAATTATATCTACGGAAAAAATTATATTTTAGGAAAAATGGGACTTCACACCCCATCGATGCAGACCTATGGCAGCATCAACAAAATGATTGATAAGCTGTATTCAACCAATAATTACCGTTTTATAAATTATGATATTATCCAAAATGAAGACAGTAATTATCTAAAAATAGAAGTTACTGAAGATAATACAAGACATTTTATAAAATTTGGACTGCATTATGATGAGATATTTAAGACAGGTTTATTAATTAATTATTCTGCAAAACGGCTATTGTTCAGGAATACGGACTTATCGATGGATTTTGTTGTGGGCGACAATCCTAGATATTATTTTAATTATTTTATAGACAATGGCTACATTCCTGGCTTTGGATTATATGCATCAGGAATGAGTTTTGAATTGTTAAATGCTAATAAATCAGTTTATGAAGATTGGAAATGGTTCAGAAACGAAGCCTATATTCAATCGGTATGGAAAGATAAATACGCCATGGGAACCGGTATTAGCTTTGATTATTTTGATAAAAAAGATGCAGTTGGTGCAAATTATAATTCCGACAGATATCTTAATTTGTATGCCTTTGTAAAAAGCGACACACAAAACGATAGAGATTTTCCAACGCGGGGATTTTATCTAAATAGTGAAGTCAAAGTTTTGGACGTATTTTCTTCAGAATTAGAGAAAAAACCCGTCCAAGTCAAAGCAGATATAAGAATGAATTTTCCTATTTCTACAAAACTCACCTACAGGCTTTCTTTGTATGGTGGCTTCAGTTTTGGAGAAATTATTCCACATTTTTATCAGTTCCGTCTTGGCGGAATTTTCGAACAAAATTTAGGAAATATAAAATCTATGCCTGGTTTTCAGTTTGCCCAAATTGGTGAGAATAATTTATTATCAGCTTCCAACGATTTACAATTTAGATTTAACAAAAACTATTTTATTATTGGAAACTTTAGCTTTGCCAACACATTTGATAATTTTGATTTAGAAAATACCGTTAAAATTAATTACAGTTCGGTTGGCATCACAGCGGGGTACAAATCTCCTTTTGGTCAAATTAAACTTAATTTCAGCCAATCTATTAACAAACAAAAAGGAATGTTCAGTGTAATATTGGGACACTGGTTTTAA
- a CDS encoding LysE family translocator, with amino-acid sequence MLELILYAILLGLMLSLVFIGPIFFLLIETSFSRGPRHALALDFGVITADLLCIVAAYYASADLVELIDKHPSFYRVSALLIFIYGCIMVVSRTKMHIRGEEKLIGRNYLKTFANGFLLNLLNVGVILFWLVTVVSVRNQYPDTDRFILYISIVILTYLGIDLAKIFLAKQFHDRLTEKVANAIRKGVGVILVIFSFFIFLQSFKKFNQFDKKLEEAEKTEAKYKSK; translated from the coding sequence ATGTTAGAACTTATTTTATATGCAATTTTACTAGGATTAATGCTAAGTTTGGTCTTTATCGGGCCTATCTTTTTTCTATTAATAGAAACGAGTTTTTCGCGAGGACCTAGACATGCATTGGCATTAGATTTTGGAGTTATTACAGCAGATTTACTCTGTATTGTTGCGGCTTATTATGCCAGCGCAGACTTGGTAGAACTTATTGATAAACATCCCTCCTTTTATCGAGTCTCCGCACTTTTGATATTTATTTATGGATGTATTATGGTTGTTTCTAGAACCAAAATGCACATCAGAGGTGAAGAGAAACTCATAGGTCGTAACTATTTAAAAACCTTTGCTAATGGGTTTTTATTAAATTTACTAAATGTTGGTGTCATTCTGTTTTGGTTGGTAACTGTTGTTTCGGTTCGTAATCAATATCCTGATACTGACCGTTTTATCCTGTATATTAGCATTGTAATTTTAACTTATTTGGGAATAGATTTGGCTAAAATTTTTCTCGCAAAACAGTTCCATGATAGGTTAACAGAAAAAGTAGCAAATGCCATCCGAAAAGGTGTTGGCGTTATTTTAGTAATTTTCAGTTTCTTTATATTCTTACAAAGTTTTAAAAAATTTAATCAATTTGATAAAAAATTGGAAGAAGCCGAAAAAACGGAAGCCAAATACAAAAGCAAATAA
- the rpiB gene encoding ribose 5-phosphate isomerase B — MKKIAIAADHAGFEYKELIKNYLADRYEIKDFGTFSADSVDYPDFVHPAASSVESGETEFGILICGSGQGVQITANKHQQIRCALCWMPELASLSRQHNNANMLALPARFIAKELAFDIVDKFLTTDFEGGRHQNRVSKIACS, encoded by the coding sequence ATGAAAAAAATAGCTATCGCAGCCGATCACGCAGGTTTTGAATATAAAGAGTTGATAAAAAATTACCTTGCCGATCGATACGAAATAAAAGATTTCGGTACATTTTCTGCTGACAGTGTAGATTATCCAGATTTTGTACACCCAGCGGCTTCTTCTGTAGAAAGTGGAGAAACCGAATTCGGTATTCTTATTTGTGGTAGCGGTCAAGGCGTACAGATTACAGCAAACAAACATCAGCAAATCCGTTGTGCGCTATGTTGGATGCCAGAATTAGCCTCGCTATCAAGACAACACAATAATGCCAATATGCTAGCCTTACCAGCTAGATTTATTGCTAAGGAACTCGCTTTCGATATTGTTGACAAATTTCTCACAACAGATTTCGAAGGAGGACGACACCAGAACAGAGTTAGCAAAATAGCTTGCTCTTAA
- the mnmG gene encoding tRNA uridine-5-carboxymethylaminomethyl(34) synthesis enzyme MnmG encodes MISEIYDVIVVGAGHAGCEAAAAAANMGSKTLLCTMNMQTIGQMSCNPAMGGIAKGQIVREIDAMGGYSGIISDKSAIQFKMLNLSKGPAMWSPRTQNDRMLFAQEWRIALENTPNLDFFQDMVKSLIIEDNKAVGVITSLGIEIHGKAVVLTNGTFLNGLIHVGEKQLGGGRMGEPRAFGITEQLVSLGFEAGRMKTGTPPRVDGRSLDYSKMEEQAGDENPKKFSYLDTPKLTEQRSCYIVYTNEEVHNVLRSGFDRSPMFNGTIQSLGPRYCPSIEDKINRFAERTRHQLFVEPEGWNTVEIYVNGFSSSLPEDVQIKAMKLIPGFENVKVFRPGYAIEYDYFPPTQLYHTLETKLIQNLYFAGQINGTTGYEEAAGQGLIAGINASLKVQDKPEFTLSRDEAYIGVLIDDLITKGTEEPYRMFTSRAEYRLLLRQDNADIRLTEKSYNIGLAKEERLRKVNDKIAKSQELESFLRETSLKPGIINPILESINSSPVDQAYRAAQILTRPNMSLEKLEEIPAIKEFASQYNDEVREQAEINIKYKGYIEKEKENVSKLNRLENIKIPEEFDFSKISSLSAEAKQKLGKIKPKTIAQAGRISGVSPADINVLLVYLGR; translated from the coding sequence ATGATTTCAGAAATATATGACGTTATCGTCGTAGGTGCAGGTCATGCAGGTTGCGAAGCAGCCGCGGCCGCAGCTAATATGGGTTCAAAAACTCTTTTGTGCACCATGAATATGCAAACCATTGGACAAATGAGTTGTAACCCTGCAATGGGAGGAATTGCAAAAGGACAAATCGTAAGGGAAATTGACGCCATGGGTGGTTATTCTGGTATAATTTCTGATAAATCCGCTATCCAATTCAAAATGCTTAACCTTTCAAAAGGTCCAGCAATGTGGTCTCCGAGAACCCAAAATGATAGAATGTTATTCGCTCAAGAATGGCGTATAGCTTTAGAAAATACACCAAACTTAGATTTCTTTCAAGACATGGTTAAAAGCTTAATTATCGAAGATAATAAAGCTGTTGGAGTTATAACCTCTCTTGGAATAGAGATTCATGGAAAAGCCGTTGTACTAACCAACGGAACCTTCTTAAATGGTTTAATTCATGTTGGCGAAAAACAATTAGGTGGTGGGAGAATGGGAGAACCCAGAGCTTTTGGCATAACTGAACAACTCGTTTCTTTAGGTTTTGAAGCCGGAAGAATGAAAACAGGAACTCCACCACGTGTTGATGGAAGAAGTCTTGACTATTCTAAAATGGAAGAACAAGCTGGTGACGAAAATCCAAAAAAATTCTCTTATCTGGATACGCCAAAACTTACAGAACAACGCAGTTGCTACATCGTATATACCAACGAAGAAGTTCATAATGTTTTACGTTCTGGATTCGATAGAAGTCCGATGTTTAACGGAACCATACAAAGTTTAGGACCAAGATATTGCCCAAGTATCGAGGATAAAATTAATCGTTTTGCAGAACGTACAAGACATCAACTTTTTGTTGAACCAGAAGGCTGGAATACCGTAGAAATCTATGTTAATGGCTTCAGTTCTTCACTTCCAGAAGATGTACAAATTAAAGCAATGAAACTTATTCCTGGTTTTGAAAATGTAAAAGTTTTCCGTCCGGGTTATGCAATCGAATACGACTACTTCCCCCCTACCCAACTTTATCACACTTTAGAAACAAAGCTTATCCAAAACCTATATTTCGCAGGTCAAATCAACGGAACAACAGGTTACGAAGAAGCCGCAGGACAAGGTTTAATTGCTGGTATTAATGCATCGCTTAAAGTACAAGATAAGCCAGAATTCACCTTAAGTAGAGATGAAGCTTACATAGGAGTTCTTATTGACGATCTTATCACAAAAGGAACCGAAGAACCTTATAGAATGTTTACTTCTAGGGCAGAATACAGACTTCTACTTCGTCAGGATAATGCCGATATTCGTTTAACAGAAAAATCTTATAATATTGGCTTAGCAAAAGAAGAGCGTTTAAGAAAAGTTAATGATAAAATCGCTAAAAGTCAAGAACTTGAGAGCTTTTTGAGAGAAACTTCTTTAAAACCCGGCATTATAAATCCTATTTTAGAAAGCATCAATTCTAGTCCGGTTGATCAAGCATACAGAGCAGCACAAATCCTGACGAGACCTAATATGTCTTTAGAAAAATTAGAAGAAATCCCAGCCATAAAAGAGTTCGCAAGCCAATATAATGATGAAGTAAGAGAGCAGGCTGAAATTAATATTAAATACAAAGGTTATATCGAAAAGGAAAAAGAAAATGTATCTAAACTTAACAGATTAGAAAATATCAAAATACCTGAAGAATTTGATTTTAGTAAAATTTCAAGTCTATCTGCTGAAGCCAAACAAAAACTAGGAAAAATAAAACCCAAAACTATTGCACAAGCAGGAAGAATTAGTGGTGTTTCTCCAGCTGATATCAACGTCTTGTTAGTATATTTAGGAAGATAA
- a CDS encoding class I SAM-dependent methyltransferase — protein MKIKDHFLSQEIFELEETKTKGVWKTYPIPANLSKYYESKDYISHHQDSGSAKEKLYKFLQGFNLSYKKNIIKTYANNNSKIKILDYGCGAGEFLKYIENDFETFGFEPNQDARNAAKSKTSKTKIISNLDEVEDESFDAITLWHVFEHVENQEEMLSLFYQKLKAKGKLIIAVPNPTSYDAKYYKEYWAAYDVPRHIYHFSKNGMENLISENKKWDLLKIKPLLLDSFYISMLSEKYKNSKLFWLKATIRGAISNIKASFSCEFSSLIYIIRKN, from the coding sequence ATGAAAATAAAAGATCATTTTCTAAGCCAAGAAATTTTTGAATTAGAAGAAACTAAAACCAAAGGGGTTTGGAAAACCTACCCTATTCCGGCGAATCTTTCAAAATATTATGAAAGCAAAGACTATATTTCGCACCATCAAGATTCTGGAAGTGCTAAAGAGAAATTATATAAATTTCTGCAAGGATTTAATCTTTCTTACAAGAAAAATATCATAAAAACTTATGCAAATAATAATTCGAAAATAAAAATATTGGATTATGGTTGCGGCGCAGGAGAATTTTTAAAATATATCGAAAATGATTTTGAAACTTTTGGATTTGAGCCCAATCAAGATGCAAGAAATGCTGCTAAATCTAAAACTTCAAAAACGAAGATAATTTCAAATCTTGATGAAGTAGAAGATGAATCTTTTGATGCAATAACACTTTGGCATGTTTTCGAGCACGTGGAAAATCAAGAAGAAATGCTTTCTTTATTTTATCAAAAATTGAAAGCGAAAGGTAAATTAATAATTGCTGTTCCCAATCCTACTTCTTACGATGCTAAATATTATAAAGAATATTGGGCCGCTTATGATGTACCGAGACACATTTATCATTTTTCAAAAAATGGAATGGAAAATTTAATTTCTGAAAATAAAAAATGGGATCTTCTAAAAATAAAACCGCTCCTACTCGATTCGTTTTATATTTCAATGTTGAGCGAAAAATATAAAAATTCTAAGCTTTTTTGGCTCAAAGCAACAATTCGTGGAGCAATTTCTAACATAAAGGCATCTTTTTCGTGCGAATTTTCAAGTTTGATATATATTATTAGAAAAAATTAG
- the rnr gene encoding ribonuclease R, producing MKKRNTSLKNDQKLLELGRIILRFMNENTNKIYNYIQIANGIDYKNPRQRELVIQALHRLLASEKIKEVEKGKYIINLKIDGTLTGIIDFNQSGNAYVKVDGLEDDIFIHQKNVKDALQGDKVLIVTYHFKGKKLEGSVINVLERAKDTFVGTFQDIPHKDFGFVVFDKKNMNTDMFIPKNKANEAKDGDKVIVKMIKWDAGSKNPEGEIIQVLGKPGEHETEIHAILAEYGLPYNFPPEVEKEADEIDTSIRPEEVAKRWDMRDICTFTIDPKDAKDFDDALSIQKLENGNWQIGVHIADVSHYVRPGTLLDDEAYDRATSVYLVDRVVPMLPEVLSNGVCSLRPNEDKYTFSAVFEMDDNAKVKKQWFGRTVTHSDRRFTYEEAQERIETKEGDYQVEINKLDELAKILRDERIDNGAITFDRSEVRFNLDSEGNPIGVYFKISKDSNHLIEEFMLLANRKVSEFISLNKRNEASHNTFIYRVHEDPDPTKLNALRDFVGSFGYKMNLANAKTTTQSMNKLLQEVKGKAEENMIETLAMRSMSKAKYTTESLGHYGLGFEYYSHFTSPIRRYPDVIAHRLLQHYLDGGKSVDVHEVEEKAKHCSAMERLAADAERDSIKYMQVKFMEKHVGEYFNGVISGVSDFGFWVEIPENGAEGMIKLRDLIDDSYSFDAKNYAIVGRRTGNTYQLGDQVKIKVMKANLLAKQLDFKIIN from the coding sequence ATGAAAAAAAGAAATACAAGTCTTAAAAACGATCAGAAACTTCTCGAATTGGGAAGAATTATTCTTCGTTTTATGAATGAAAATACCAACAAAATTTATAATTATATACAGATTGCAAATGGTATTGATTATAAAAATCCAAGACAACGCGAATTAGTCATTCAGGCTTTACATCGCTTATTGGCAAGTGAAAAAATAAAAGAAGTAGAAAAAGGGAAATATATTATCAACCTCAAGATTGATGGTACTTTAACAGGTATTATAGACTTTAACCAATCCGGAAATGCTTACGTCAAAGTTGATGGTTTGGAAGATGATATTTTTATTCATCAAAAAAATGTAAAAGACGCTTTGCAAGGTGATAAAGTTCTCATTGTAACTTATCATTTTAAAGGAAAAAAATTAGAAGGTTCTGTTATCAATGTTTTAGAAAGAGCCAAAGATACTTTTGTAGGAACTTTCCAGGATATTCCTCATAAGGATTTTGGATTCGTAGTCTTTGATAAAAAGAATATGAATACCGATATGTTTATTCCAAAAAATAAAGCTAATGAAGCTAAAGACGGTGATAAAGTCATCGTTAAAATGATTAAATGGGATGCCGGAAGCAAAAATCCGGAAGGCGAAATTATTCAGGTTTTAGGAAAACCAGGAGAACACGAAACCGAAATTCATGCGATATTGGCTGAATATGGTTTGCCTTACAATTTTCCGCCAGAAGTTGAAAAAGAAGCCGATGAGATTGACACCAGTATACGCCCAGAAGAAGTTGCAAAACGTTGGGATATGCGCGATATCTGCACATTTACGATTGATCCGAAAGATGCAAAAGATTTTGATGATGCATTATCGATTCAAAAATTAGAAAATGGAAATTGGCAAATTGGCGTTCATATTGCCGACGTATCACATTATGTACGCCCCGGAACTTTGTTGGATGACGAAGCTTACGACCGTGCTACCTCTGTCTATTTGGTAGATCGTGTTGTGCCAATGTTACCCGAAGTGCTGAGTAACGGTGTTTGTTCTCTTCGCCCGAATGAAGATAAATATACCTTTTCTGCCGTTTTCGAAATGGATGACAATGCGAAAGTTAAAAAACAATGGTTTGGTCGTACCGTGACGCATTCCGATAGACGATTCACTTATGAAGAAGCGCAAGAGCGTATCGAAACCAAAGAAGGCGATTATCAAGTAGAAATTAATAAACTTGATGAATTAGCAAAAATTCTTCGTGATGAAAGAATTGATAACGGAGCAATTACTTTTGACAGAAGTGAAGTAAGATTTAACCTTGATTCTGAAGGCAATCCAATAGGTGTTTATTTTAAAATTAGCAAAGATTCTAATCATTTGATAGAAGAATTTATGCTACTTGCCAATAGAAAAGTGTCCGAATTTATTTCTTTAAATAAAAGAAATGAAGCTTCTCATAATACCTTTATTTATCGTGTTCACGAAGATCCAGATCCAACAAAACTAAATGCGCTACGCGATTTTGTTGGTAGTTTTGGGTACAAAATGAATTTAGCAAATGCAAAAACCACTACCCAATCTATGAACAAACTTCTGCAAGAAGTTAAAGGTAAAGCGGAAGAAAATATGATAGAAACCTTAGCCATGCGAAGCATGAGCAAAGCTAAATACACCACAGAAAGTCTTGGACATTATGGTTTAGGCTTCGAGTATTATTCGCATTTTACATCGCCTATTAGACGTTATCCAGATGTTATTGCACACAGATTATTGCAACATTATCTAGATGGGGGAAAGTCTGTTGATGTCCATGAAGTCGAAGAAAAAGCGAAACATTGTAGCGCGATGGAGCGTCTTGCAGCTGATGCCGAAAGAGATTCTATCAAGTATATGCAGGTCAAATTTATGGAGAAACATGTTGGAGAATATTTCAATGGTGTTATTTCCGGAGTTTCGGATTTTGGATTCTGGGTAGAAATTCCAGAAAATGGTGCCGAAGGTATGATAAAACTTCGCGATCTAATCGACGATTCCTATAGTTTTGACGCAAAAAATTATGCTATAGTGGGTCGAAGAACTGGCAACACTTACCAGTTGGGTGACCAAGTTAAGATAAAAGTCATGAAAGCTAATTTGTTAGCTAAACAGTTGGATTTCAAGATTATCAACTAG
- a CDS encoding phosphoglycerate kinase has protein sequence MKTIRDFDFNGKKALVRVDFNVPQDDHLNVTDNTRIVAVKPTVDKILADGGSVILMTHLGRPKGEVNEKYSLKHIVSEVSKVLGKEVKFVDESIGEKAEAAAKALQPGEILLLENLRFHSEEEKGDEAFAEQLSKLADAYVNDAFGTAHRAHASTAVIAKFFHSTKFFGLLMAKELEAIDKVLKSGQKPITAILGGSKVSTKITIIENILPAIDNLIIGGGMAFTFIKALGGNIGNSLVEDDKLQLALEILEKAKQNKVDVYLPSDVVIADAFNNDANTEIVNVHDIPEGWMGLDAGPESRSKINDVILNSRTILWNGPIGVFEMSKFAAGTIALGDSIEEATKLGAFSLVGGGDSVAFVKQFGYADKVSYVSTGGGAMLESLEGLELPGVAAINN, from the coding sequence ATGAAAACAATTAGAGATTTCGATTTCAATGGCAAAAAAGCCTTGGTACGTGTAGATTTTAATGTTCCGCAAGATGACCATCTTAATGTAACAGACAATACAAGAATTGTAGCAGTTAAGCCAACTGTAGACAAAATATTAGCGGATGGCGGTTCTGTTATTTTGATGACACACCTAGGTCGCCCAAAAGGAGAAGTTAACGAGAAATATTCTTTGAAACATATTGTATCAGAAGTTTCTAAAGTGCTAGGTAAAGAGGTAAAGTTTGTAGATGAATCTATTGGCGAAAAAGCAGAAGCAGCTGCAAAAGCCTTGCAACCAGGAGAAATTTTGTTATTAGAAAATCTAAGATTCCATAGCGAAGAAGAAAAAGGAGACGAGGCATTTGCAGAACAATTATCAAAATTGGCAGATGCTTATGTTAATGATGCCTTTGGCACAGCACATAGAGCACATGCTTCTACGGCAGTAATAGCTAAATTTTTTCACTCAACTAAATTTTTCGGCTTGTTAATGGCGAAAGAATTAGAGGCAATTGATAAAGTTCTTAAATCTGGACAAAAACCAATAACAGCAATTCTTGGAGGATCAAAAGTTTCAACAAAAATTACAATAATAGAAAATATTTTACCAGCAATTGACAATCTTATCATTGGAGGCGGAATGGCATTTACTTTCATTAAAGCTTTAGGTGGAAATATCGGAAACTCTCTTGTAGAAGATGATAAGCTACAACTGGCTTTAGAAATTTTGGAAAAAGCAAAACAAAATAAAGTGGACGTATATCTCCCTAGTGATGTTGTGATTGCAGATGCTTTTAATAACGATGCCAATACAGAAATTGTAAATGTCCATGACATTCCGGAAGGATGGATGGGGCTGGACGCAGGACCAGAATCTCGCTCCAAAATTAACGATGTTATTTTGAATTCACGTACAATTCTTTGGAATGGACCAATTGGTGTTTTTGAAATGTCAAAATTTGCTGCTGGAACTATAGCTTTAGGTGATAGTATTGAAGAAGCTACAAAACTTGGTGCTTTCTCATTAGTTGGCGGTGGCGATAGTGTTGCTTTTGTTAAACAATTTGGTTATGCTGACAAAGTAAGTTATGTATCGACTGGAGGAGGTGCGATGTTAGAAAGTCTGGAAGGTCTTGAACTTCCTGGTGTAGCAGCAATCAATAATTAA
- the ybeY gene encoding rRNA maturation RNase YbeY, whose product MIQFFFEEVENTIHTSYSTWLEELILKENKKLGDINYILCNDDYLLKINQDFLQHDYYTDIITFDKVRGKTINADIFVSLQRVTDNAELMKKSKDEELRRVLAHGLLHLVGFKDKSEDEQKTMRSKEDFYLALYKEKYQ is encoded by the coding sequence ATGATACAATTTTTCTTTGAAGAAGTAGAAAATACAATACATACAAGCTATTCTACATGGCTTGAAGAACTTATATTAAAAGAAAACAAAAAACTTGGCGATATCAATTACATATTGTGTAATGATGATTATTTATTAAAAATTAATCAGGACTTTCTACAACACGATTATTACACAGACATTATTACATTTGATAAAGTAAGAGGCAAAACAATAAACGCTGACATTTTTGTATCTTTGCAGCGTGTAACAGATAATGCAGAACTTATGAAAAAATCCAAGGATGAAGAACTTAGACGCGTATTAGCGCATGGCCTACTCCACTTGGTTGGTTTCAAAGACAAATCAGAAGACGAACAAAAAACAATGCGTTCTAAAGAAGATTTTTATCTAGCATTATATAAAGAAAAGTATCAATAA